AAAGTAACAAGTGGAGGTTTTTTCTCTCTCCCAAAAAACCAAGAACACCTAAGCCAATAGTGTTTGAACTTAAAGGGAGGATCTTGACTAGACTAGTGCATGTGTTCTACTCATCTAGACATGCCCTCCATCCACAAATAAATTGAGTTCGAAATTTTGGCAAAGTTGTGACAAATAATAAAACTACTTTAGCATAAAACCATCAGAATCAGAACAAGTAGAAATGTAACTTTGAATATTAACTTTCTGTTTAAGCCTAAATAAATCATCAATCTCCCAAAAAACATAACATGTTTCAACATCCTTAGTTACACTGCAGGCCAGGACATAATTTTGGCAAAGACTTGGCAGCAATGTCTATCTAGCAAGACAAACATCATcagttctgtttgtctgtttagACTTCAGGAGCTGCAGAATCATAGCCTAAtctgacctacagtaccagtcaaatgtttggacatacctactcattcaagagctGTTCtatattttgtacattgtagaataatagtgaagacatcaaaactatgaaataacacatatggaatcatgtagtaacccaaaaagtgttaaataaatcataatatatttaagatttgagattttttaaagtagccaccctttgccttgatgacagctttgcacactcttggcattctctcaaccagcttcacctggaatgcttttccaagagatcccatatgtgggaactcttgaAGGAATCCTACTTATGCTGattacttgttggctgcttttccttcactctgcggtccaactcaacccaaaccatctcaattgggttgaggttgggtgattgtggaggccaggtcatctgatgcagcactccatcactctccttcttggtcaaacagcccttacatagcctggaggtgtgttgggtcattgtcctgttgaaaaacaaatgattgtcccactaagtgcaaaccagatgggatggcgtatcactgcagaatgctgtggtagccatgctgattaagtgtgccttgaattctaaataaatcaacacagtaccagcaaagcaccatcacacctcctcctccatgcttcacggtgggaaccacacatgcagagatcatcctttcacctaatctgcgtctcacaaagacacagcagttggaaccaacatttggactcatcagaccaaaggacagatttccactggtctaatgtccattactcgtgtctcttggcccaagcaagactcttcttattattggtgtcctttagtattggtttcttgcagcaattcgaacatgaaggcctgattcacacagtctcctctgaacagttgacgttgagatgtgtctgttacttgagatgtgttgagatgtgtctgttgcattgatttgggctgcaatttctgaggctggtaactctaatgaacttatcctctgcagccgaggtacctctgggtcttcctttcctgtggcggtcctcatgagagccagtttcattatagggctagatttttgtgactgcactaggtttttgcaactgcacttgaagaaactttaaaagttcttgaaatgttctgtattaactgatcttcatgtcttaagtaatgatggactgttgtttctatttgcttatttgagctgttcttgccataatatggacttggtattttaccatttatggatatcttctgtataccactcctaccttgtcacaacacaactgattggctcaaatgaattaagaaggaaataaattacactaattaacttttatcaaggcacacctgttaattgaaatgcattccaggtgactacctcatgaggctggttgagagaatgccaagagtgtgcaaagctgtcatcaaggcaaacggtggctactttgaagaatctcaaatttagtttgatttgtttaacactttttgttatttcatagttttgagggcttcactattattctacaaatatagaaaatagtctaattaaataaaaaccctggaatgagtagtcgtgtccaaacttttgactggtactttacatTAGGTTGTTTCTTAGTCCTACAAAAAGGAAGACGGCACAGCAACACAATGAAAATTACAGTCAGAAACCTGATACAGATTATCAGATCACTGATGTGTGTCAACATCTTGAGCATTTCTCAAAGCTTGTGTCTAGTGTGTAAGACATCTTGGGCAAATTGGACGATCAAGCAGAAAGACTCATTTTAGACCCTCTTCAACaaaatggacaataaagtatcCGACCCACAAGTCTTCATTGTGTGACATCTTGTTTTTATAGATCCACTAGTCTTCATTGTGTGACATCTTGTTTTTATAGATCCACTAGTCTTCATTGTGTGACATCTTGTTTTTATAGATCCACTAGTCTTCATTGTGTGACATCTTGTTTTATAGACCCACTAGTCTTCCTGATGAGAGGCTTCCTGCTGCTGTGTCTGCTGGCACTGGGCCATGCCAAGCCTTACCAGCCAATTAACGTCTTGGACTTCATGAGGGACCATGAAATCATGATGCAGGACGccgatgatgacgatgatgatgacgacAACGCCCTTACGGACTGCCCCTTCGGCTGCCAGTGCTCCCTACGGGTGGTGCAGTGCTCTGATCTAGGTAACATTATATTACCCACTCACTGCTCCTGGTGCAgtctgggggagagggagggctaGGGGCTCCTAACATTCAATTACACCCTCACTACTCCTGGTGCAgtctgggggagagggagggctaGGGGCTCCTAACATTCAATTACACCCTCACTACTCCTGGTGCAgtctgggggagagggagggctaGGGGCTCCTAACATTCTATTACACCCTCACTACTCCTGGTGCAgtctgggggagagggagggctaGGGGCTCCTAACATTCAATTACAGCACTTGTCTGAAAGTCTCATCTGTTCAGATACTGCAGGACTGGAGGCAATCATGCTCAGTGACATTTTGGAGTACCTCAAGGCTCTACTCTAGGACCACTACTGTTTTCATTACATTCACAACTTCTCTGTGGACAACACACAGCTGATTTACCGATTGATTGATATCCTGCCTCCACAGGGTTGCTCTCCGTGCCCGAGAACATTCCCACCGACACGCTAATGATAGACCTCCAGAACAACGACATCACCGAGGTCAAGGAGGACGACTTCAAAGGCATTAACAAGATCTACGTAAGAAACACACAATTAAACATCTCTCCTACTCTTATCATCACTGCAACATTCATCACTGTTTCCTATCACTTTAGGGTGGAGGGACTTTTCCCACATGAGTCCGAATCACTTTTAGACACCCATTCCCCCGTAGGCCTAGCCTATATGCAACACATATTAGGACAGAATCACACATTCACAGCTGACGATAAACCCAAGTTCTTTATATCAGTCCCAATCGGACAGAACCCATCTGAACCAGTCTTTCCATCAGACAGAACCCATCTGAACCAGCCTCTACCTCAGACAGAACCCATCTGAACCAGCATCTACCTCAGACAGAACCCATCTGAACCAGTGTCTACCTCAGACAGAACCCATCTGAACCAGTGTCTACCTCAGACAGAACCCATCTGAACCAGCCTCTACGTCAGACAGAACCCATCTGAACCAGCCTCTACCTCAGACAGAACCCATCTGAACCAGCATCTACCTCAGACAGAACCCATCTGAACCAGTGTCTACATCAGACAGAACCCATCTGAACCAGTGTCTACCTCAGACAGAGCCCATCTGAACCAGTCTTTCCATCAGACAGAACCCATCTGAACCAGCATCTACCTCAGACAGAACCCATCTGAACCAGCCTCTACGTCAGACAGAACCCATCTGAACCAGTGTCTACCTCAGACAGAACCCATCTGAACCAGTGTCTACCTCAGACAGAACCCATCTGAACCAGCCTCTACGTCAGACAGAACCCATCTGAACCAGCGTCTACCTCAGACAGAACCCATCTGAACCAGCCTCTACGTCAGACAGAACCCATCTGAACCCGTGTCTACCTCAGACAGAACCCATCTGAACCAGTGTCTACCTCAGACAGAACCCATCTGAACCAGTCTTTCCATCAGACAGAACCCATCTGAACCAGCCTCTACCTCAGACAGAACCCATCTGAACCAGTGTCTACCTCAGACAGAACCCATCTGAACCAGTGTCTACCTCAGACAGAACCCATCTGAACCAGCGTCTACCACAAACAGAACCCATCTGAACCAGCGTCTCCATCAGACAGAACCCATCTGAACCAGTGTCTACGTCAGACAGAACCCATCTGAACCAGTCTTTCCATCAGACAGAACCCATCTGAACCAGCATCTACCTCAGACAGAACCCATCTGAACCAGTCTTTCCATCAGACAGAACCCATCTGAACCAGTGTCTACCTCAGACAGAACCCATCTGAACCAGTCTTTCCATCAGACAGAACCCATCTGAACCAGCATCTACCTCAGACAGAACCCATCTGAACCAGTGTCTACCTCAGACAGAACCCATCTGAACCAGCGTCTACCTCAGACAGAACCCATCTGAACCAGTCTTTCCATCAGACAGAACCCATCTGAACCAGTCTTTCCATCAGACAGAACCCATCTGAACCAGCGTCTACCTCAGACAGAACCCATCTGAACCAGTGTCTACCTCAGACAGAACCCATCTGAACCAGTCTTTCCATCAGACAGAACCCATCTGAACCAGTCTTTCCATCAGACAGAACCCATCTGAACCAGTGTCTACCTCAGACAGAACCCATCTGAACCAGTGTCTACGTCAGACAGAACCCATCTGAACCAGCATCTACCTCAGACAGAACCCATCTGAACCAGCATCTACCTCAGACAGAACCCATCTGAACCAGTGTCTACCTCAGACAGAACCCATCTGAACCAGCATCTACCTCAGACAGAACCCATCTGAACCAGCATCTACCTCAGACAGAGCCCATCTGAACCAGTGTTTCCATCAGACAGAACCCATCTGAACCAGTGTCTACCTCAGACAGAACCCATCTGAACCAGTGTCTACCTCAGACAGAACCCATCTGAACCAGCATCTACCTCAGACAGAACCCATCTGAACCAGTGTCTACCTCAGACAGAACCCATCTGAACCAGTGTCTACCTCAGACAGAACCCATCTGAACCAGCATCTACCTCAGACAGAACCCATCTGAACCAGCGTCTACCTCAGACAGAACCCATCTGAACCAGCATCTACCTCAGACAGAACCCATCTGAACCAGCGTCTACCTCAGACAGAGCCCATCTGAACCAGTGTTTCCATCAGACAGAACCCATCTGAACCAGTGTCTACCTCAGACAGAACCCATCTGAACCAGCATCTACCTCAGACAGAACCCATCTGAACCAGCGTCTACCTCAGACAGAACCCATCTGAACCAGTGTCTACGTCAGACAGAACCCATCTGAACCAGCGTCTACCACAAACAGAACCCATCTGAACCAGCGTCTCCATCAGACAGAACCCATCTGAACCAGCATCTACCTCAGACAGAACCCATCTGAACCAGCCTCTACATATACTGTaacccatagagatcctattatcCTATCTGTCTGTACAGGCTCGTTGTAACTTGATAGATTATTTTCCAGGTGCGGGTACCATGGCCCCCAAAGCAACATCCAGACCCTCTAGCACCGAAACTCTCAATTGAAATAGAAGCCATATTATTTcaggtgggggaagagagagctTACCGAGAGAATAAAGGGGAAACATGACATGGTTTGAGCTTAAAGCCGTTCTACAGGGTGTAGAAGCCGTTCTACGGGGTGTAGAAGCCGTGGGGTGTAGAAGCCGTTCTACGGGGTGTAGAAGCCGTTCTACGGGGTGTAGAAGCCGTTCTACGGGGTGTAGAAGCCAAGCCGTTCTACGGGGTGTAGAAGCCGTTCTACAGGGTGTAGAAGCCGTTCTACAGGGTGTAGAAGCCGTTCTACAGGGTGTAGAAACCGTTCTACAGGGTGTAGCACCCGTTCTCATTCTACAGGGTGTAGAAGCCGTTCTACAGGGTGTAGAAGCCGTTCTACAGGGTGTAGAAGCCAAGCCGTTCTACAGGGTGTAGAAGCCGTTCTACAGGGTGTATCTACAGGGTGTAGAAACCGTTCTACAGGGTGTAGAAACCGTTCTACAGGGTGTTTCACAGagcctgtacagacagacagacagacagaggtaggcTACAGTTTGTACCTTGTCTGGAAACTAAGTTATCTaagccaccggactattacattgacacccccacgtttattatctatgcatagttacttacacccctacctacatgtacaaattacctcaactaacctgtacccccgcacactgactttgtaccggtgccccctgtatatagcctccacactgactctgtaccgtaataccctgtatatagcctccacactgactctgtaccgtaataccctgtatatagcctccacattgactctgtaccgtaataccctgtatatagcctccacattgactctgtaccgtaataccctgtatatagcctccacattgactctgtaccgtaataccctgtatatagcctccacattgactctgtaccgtaataccctgtatataacctccacattgactctgtaccgtaataccctgtatatagcctccacattgactctgtaccggtaccccctgtatatagtctccacattgactctgtaccgtaataccctgtatatagcctccacattgactctgtaccggtaccccctgtatatagcctccacattgattctgtaccgtaataccctgtatatagcctccacattgactctgtaccgtaataccctgtatatagcctccacactgactctgtaccgtaataccctgtatatagcctccacattgactctgtaccgtaataccctgtatatagcctccacattgactctgtaccgtaataccctgtatatagcctccacactgactctgtaccgtaataccctgtatatagcctccacattgactctgtaccgtaataccctgtatatagcctccacattgactctgtaccgtaataccctgtatatagcctccacattgactctgtaccgtaataccctgtatatagcctccacattgactctgtaccgtaataccctgtatatagcctccacattgactctgtaccggtaccccctgtatatagcctccacattgactctgtaccgtaataccctgtatatagcctccacattgactctgtaccggtaccccctgtatatagcctccacattgactctgtaccgtaataccctgtatatagcctccacattgactctgtaccgtaataccctgtatatagcctccacattgactctgtaccgtaataccctgtatatagcctccacattgactctgtaccgtaataccctgtatatagcctccacattgactctgtaccgtaataccctgtatatagcctccacattgactctgtaccgtaataccctgtatatagcctcgttattgttattttattgtgttactttttattattttttactttattttttttttgtaaatattttcttaaacttttcttgaactgcactgttggttaagggtttgtcagtaagcatttcacggtaaggtacctgttatattcagcatttcacggtaaggtacctgttatattcagcatttcacagtaaggtacctgttatattcagcatttcacagtaaggtacctgttatattcagcatttcacagtaaggtacctgttatattcagcatttcacagtaaggtacctgttgtattcagcatttcacagtaaggtacctgttatattcagcatttcacagtaaggtacctgttgtattcagcatttcacgataagctacctgttgtattcagtctacacttattgtattcggcgcatgtgaaaaataaagtttgatttgaaagacTGGCCTAAACGCAGTGGTTTTAAGGCTGGCCGGAATGCAGTGGTTTTAAGGCTGGCCGGAACGCAGTGGTTTTAAGGCTGGCCAAAACGCAGTGGTTTTAAGACTGGCCCAAACGCAGTGGTTTTAAGACTGGCCCAAACGCAGTGGTTTTAAGACTGGCCTAAACGCAGTGGTTTTAAGGCTGGCCTAAACGCAGTGGTTTTAAGACTGGCCTAAACGCAGTGGTTTTAAGGCTAGCCTAAACGCAGTGGTTTTAAGGCTGGCCTAAACGCAGTGGTTTTAAGGCTGGCCTAAACGCAGTGGTTTTAAGGCTGGCCTAAACGCAGTGGTTTTAAGGCTGGCCTAAATGCAGTGGTTTTAAGGCTGGCCTAAACGCAGTGGTTTTAAGGCTGGCCTAAACGCAGTGGTTTTAAGGCTGGCCTAAACGCAGTGGTTTTAAGGCTGGCCTCAACGCAGTGGTTTTAAGGCTGGCCTAAACGCAGTGGTTTTAAGACTGGCCTAAACGCAGTGGTTTTAAGGCTGGCCTAAACGCAGTGGTTTTAAGGCTGGCCTAAACGCAGTGGTTTTAAGGCTGGCCTAAACACAGTGGTTTTAAGGCTGGCCTAAACGCAGTGGTTTTAAGGCTGGCCTAAACGCAGTGGTTTTAAGGCTGGCCTAAACGCAGTGGTTTTAAGGCTGGCCTAAACGCAGTGGTTTTAAGGCTGGCCTAAACGCAGTGGTTTTAAGGCTGGCCTAAACGCAGTGGTTTTAAGGCTGGCCGGAATGCATTTAATAAATCAGTCAAAGTATTTATTATGTGTtcatttggatccccattagttgttaCTTCCTGGGGCCCAACGTATTGTTCAAGTCAACCTCCATTGTCTAAACTCCTAAGAGTTGCTGTATATTTCACATATCTTCTCTTCCCCAGGCCCTGTTCCTTGTTAACAACAAGATCTCGAAGATCCATCCCAAAGCTTTCCGTAACATGGATCGGCTACAGCTGTTGTACCTGTCCTACAACCAGTTGACACAGATACCTGCCAACCTACCCCGGAACATCCTGGAGCTGCGTATCCACGACAACAAGATCAGCAACATCCAGAAGGAGGCCTTCAAAGGGCTCAAGTCTGTGCATGTTCTGGGTACGtacagttaagaacacattcttatttacaatggctgCCTGGCAACTATTGGCTGAGACCAAAGTGATACACTATTCCTTATGTGGCAGCCCAACGTGACTCCGGTCAACTGTAGTGCACAATGTGaagagtaaaaaaaaattaaaaagttgtCATTTGAGGCAGAATGCATCTAGGGTTATTAATGATTGCCCTCTCTCTATACATGAGTTCAAGAAAGATGTGTTCAAAGTGCCATACGAGGCTTTTAACCTCCCTGTATGTTTTTCCTGACCAGAGATGAGTGCTAACCCGTTAGCTAACAACGGGATAGAGCTGGGAGCAT
This is a stretch of genomic DNA from Oncorhynchus mykiss isolate Arlee chromosome 7, USDA_OmykA_1.1, whole genome shotgun sequence. It encodes these proteins:
- the aspn gene encoding asporin translates to MRGFLLLCLLALGHAKPYQPINVLDFMRDHEIMMQDADDDDDDDDNALTDCPFGCQCSLRVVQCSDLGLLSVPENIPTDTLMIDLQNNDITEVKEDDFKGINKIYALFLVNNKISKIHPKAFRNMDRLQLLYLSYNQLTQIPANLPRNILELRIHDNKISNIQKEAFKGLKSVHVLEMSANPLANNGIELGAFDGMETLYIRIAEAKLTAVPKDLPSSLTELHLDYNKISKVEIEDFFRYKKIQRLGLGFNQIKFVENGSFASIPNVREIHLDNNKLKKVPPGLNSLRYLQVVYLHANSISSVGVNEFCPVRSSVKKTLYTGISLFSNPVKYWDVQPATFRCVSGHRGVHLGNNRRK